The proteins below come from a single Ictidomys tridecemlineatus isolate mIctTri1 chromosome 8, mIctTri1.hap1, whole genome shotgun sequence genomic window:
- the LOC144366399 gene encoding histone H3.1, with product MARTKQTARKSTGGKAPRKQLATKAARKSAPATGGVKKPHRYRPGTVALREIRRYQKSTELLIRKLPFQRLVREIAQDFKTDLRFQSSAVMALQEACEAYLVGLFEDTNLCAIHAKRVTIMPKDIQLARRIRGERA from the coding sequence atgGCCCGTACAAAGCAGACCGCGCGCAAGTCTACCGGCGGCAAGGCGCCGCGCAAGCAGCTGGCCACCAAGGCCGCCCGCAAGAGCGCCCCGGCCACCGGCGGCGTCAAGAAGCCTCACCGCTACCGGCCCGGCACCGTGGCGCTGCGCGAGATCCGCCGCTACCAGAAGTCCACCGAGCTGCTGATCCGCAAGCTGCCGTTCCAGCGCCTGGTGCGCGAGATCGCGCAGGACTTCAAGACCGACCTGCGCTTCCAGAGCTCGGCCGTCATGGCGCTGCAGGAGGCCTGCGAGGCCTACCTGGTGGGGCTGTTCGAGGACACCAACCTGTGCGCCATCCATGCCAAGCGCGTCACCATCATGCCCAAGGACATCCAGCTGGCGCGCCGCATCCGCGGGGAGAGGGCGTAA
- the LOC101960613 gene encoding histone H2A type 1-H yields the protein MSGRGKQGGKARAKAKTRSSRAGLQFPVGRVHRLLRKGNYAERVGAGAPVYLAAVLEYLTAEILELAGNAARDNKKTRIIPRHLQLAIRNDEELNKLLGRVTIAQGGVLPNIQAVLLPKKTESHHKAKAK from the coding sequence ATGTCTGGACGCGGCAAACAAGGTGGCAAGGCGCGGGCCAAGGCCAAGACGCGCTCTTCCCGGGCGGGCCTGCAGTTCCCCGTGGGCAGAGTCCACCGTCTCCTGCGCAAGGGCAACTATGCCGAGCGGGTCGGGGCCGGCGCGCCGGTCTACCTGGCGGCGGTGCTCGAGTACCTGACAGCCGAGATCCTGGAGCTGGCTGGCAACGCGGCCCGAGACAACAAGAAGACGCGCATCATCCCGCGCCACCTGCAGCTGGCCATCCGCAACGACGAGGAGCTCAACAAGCTGTTAGGCCGCGTGACCATCGCGCAGGGCGGTGTCCTGCCCAACATCCAGGCAGTGCTGCTGCCCAAGAAGACCGAGAGCCACCATAAGGCTAAAGCCAAGTGA
- the LOC101960326 gene encoding histone H2B type 1-C/E/F/G/I has translation MPEPAKSAPAPKKGSKKAVTKAQKKDGKKRKRSRKESYSVYVYKVLKQVHPDTGISSKAMGIMNSFVNDIFERIAGEASRLAHYNKRSTITSREIQTAVRLLLPGELAKHAVSEGTKAVTKYTSSK, from the coding sequence ATGCCTGAGCCAGCGAAGTCCGCTCCTGCCCCGAAGAAGGGCTCCAAGAAGGCGGTGACCAAGGCGCAGAAGAAGGACGGCAAGAAGCGCAAGCGCAGCCGCAAGGAGAGCTACTCGGTCTACGTGTACAAGGTGCTCAAGCAGGTGCACCCCGACACCGGCATCTCGTCCAAGGCCATGGGCATCATGAACTCGTTCGTGAACGACATCTTCGAGCGCATCGCGGGCGAGGCCTCGCGCCTGGCGCACTACAACAAGCGCTCGACCATCACGTCCCGGGAGATCCAGACGGCCGTGCGCCTGCTGCTGCCCGGGGAGCTGGCCAAGCACGCGGTGTCGGAGGGCACCAAGGCGGTCACCAAGTACACCAGCTCCAAGTAA